Proteins from one Nomia melanderi isolate GNS246 chromosome 3, iyNomMela1, whole genome shotgun sequence genomic window:
- the LOC143174333 gene encoding uncharacterized protein LOC143174333, giving the protein MVKSVDIFEIQYFNLCRILLTVTGQWPYQDKVVAIPLRSVVCSMLIIIINAQMCKIFKSGINRKTFIDTIPYLICFILTAMRYVNSLMNIKRMRNLFKRIKYDWECAVLNNEDHIFESYAKGAWKLFMVYITILNSMMVLYVIVEIVLLVMKEFSSWKFTRHVHQPIQVEFFIDEDKYFYYILVFTNLTMFVTFVAVLAIELELNIMINHACTMFAIVGRRLENAFRVNSEEHKRRVQVHEMLIRTIKYHRDALQFVDCISSYCSGFYISFFYILMVTFSVLLVHVWTVIREFEGLDTFVFPAMSFSGGCIVVVYITVLMQWIIDASSAVFHQAYCGEWYTAPISQQKTLLLIMQKCMKPATISFANIFSISVEVAAMGAETMFSYFMVFYSLQ; this is encoded by the exons ATGGTGAAGTCAGTGGACATCTTCGAGATTCAGTACTTCAATCTTTGCCGGATACTGTTGACTGTTACTGGCCAATGGCCTTATCAAGATAAAGTAGTAGCCATACCGCTCAGAAGTGTTGTTTGTAGCATGttaataatcattataaatgCACAG atGTGCAAAATCTTCAAATCGGGGATCAACAGGAAAACATTTATCGATACCATACCCTATTTAATATGTTTCATACTTACTGCTATGAGATACGTAAATAGTTTGATGAACATAAAGAGG ATGAGAAACCTGTTCAAGAGGATTAAATACGATTGGGAGTGTGCGGTATTGAACAACGAAGATCATATTTTTGAATCTTACGCTAAAGGAGCATGGAAACTGTTCATGGTGTACATCA CGATTTTGAATTCAATGATGGTATTGTACGTTATCGTTGAAATCGTGCTTTTGGTAATGAAGGAGTTCTCATCGTGGAAGTTCACTCGTCATGTACATCAGCCGATTCAAGTCGAGTTCTTTATAGACGAGgacaaatacttttattatattttggtCTTCACCAATCTGACCATGTTCGTGACATTTGTAGCCGTTCTGGCCATTGAATTGGAACTAAACATCATGATTAACCACGCGTGCACGATGTTCGCTATCGTTGG ACGTCGTTTGGAGAATGCATTCCGTGTTAATTCCGAAGAACATAAAAGAAGGGTTCAAGTCCATGAAATGCTTATTCGTACCATCAAGTATCACAGAGACGCCCTGCA GTTTGTGGATTGCATAAGTTCTTACTGCTCAGGATTCTATATATCTTTTTTCTATATACTAATGGTCACTTTCAGCGTTCTGTTGGTTCAC GTATGGACCGTTATAAGGGAATTCGAGGGCTTGGATACTTTTGTTTTTCCAGCAATGTCTTTTTCCGGAGGATGTATAGTGGTAGTGTACATCACCGTTTTAATGCAGTGGATTATAGACGCCAGTTCCGCCGTTTTTCATCAAGC TTATTGCGGCGAATGGTACACTGCGCCGATCTCACAGCAGAAGACATTGCTGCTAATCATGCAGAAATGTATGAAACCAGCAACTATCTCTTTCGCCAATATTTTTTCGATATCGGTGGAAGTAGCTGCCATG GGTGCGGAGACAATGTTCAGCTACTTCATGGTGTTCTATTCCCTTCAATGA